In Haliscomenobacter hydrossis DSM 1100, the DNA window GGGTTTTAGTGCTATCCTCGAAACCCTAAAACCTTAAAACCCTAAAAAAAAAATCCCATGAACATCAACCAAATCGACAATTTGAAAACCGAATTGCCAAAGCTTTTCCATGTCCAACCACCCTTGGGCGTATCACCCACCCTGTACCGCAACTGGTGCCTGGGCCGCGTCATCCACCAGGCTTTCCGGGCACTACCCGATCAGGCAGGGTTTTTTGAACGGGTCAATGCCCTGCTCGCAGGTACACCAGTGCAGGGCATGGCCGCTATTTTGGAGCGCTTTTACCACTGGTATCCTTCCGAAAACAGTTTGCGTCCGGGGCTGAGCTGGGCGCATTTTCAGGCACTTTTGGGCTTGTACAACGCCAGCGTACGCGACTTTTACCTGCGTTGCGCTCAGACCCGGCACTGGACAGCCGGGCAACTCAAGCGCCAAATCCAGACCGATTGGCACCTGCGCCTGAGCCAGCCCCCTGATCCTCTATTTACCAGCGCTGATCGACTGCCAAATTGGCTCCCCAATCCGCTGGTTCTGGAGTTTGCCCCCAGCCTGGTTTTCAGTGATGAAGCCGAACTGGAAACCGCTATTGTTGATCACCTGGAGGTGTTTTTGTTGGAACTGGGCCAGGGCTTGTCTTTTGTGGCCCGGCAAATGCGCCTCACTTCCTTCAGTGGCCTGCAAATGGTGATCGACCTGGTTTTTTACCACCATCGACAGCGGCATTTTGTGTTGTTTGAGCTGAAAAACGTACCCCTGAGTGCCGCAGCCATTGGCCAAATGCAGAGCTACCTTCAGTTGTTCGACGATTGTTGGAAAAATCCCGAGGATGCCCCCAGCGTAGGGGTGATTTTGTGTACGGACGTTGATCCAGCATTGCAAAGGTATTCGGCTTTGTACCAAAACCCCTATTTGTACGCTGTGGCTTTTACGGGTTGACCTTGAATGGAATACGATTAGGACACAATTTCAGGACACTTGATTTTGGCTGCGCCAAAAAGATAACTCACCACGACGACACGACGATCACGACGTTTTGCTCCGCACCACACGACGCTTGCGTCGTGTTCAAATCGCGCGAAGCGCGAAAACGTCGTGATCGTCGTGTCGTCGTGGTGAATAAATCAAGCAGCGAAGCTGCCTTTTAGTAACCCGAATTAGAACCAATCGACCCTGGGTTCGGGGGGTCGGGAGCACCCGCACGGTCTTGCGCTCAATGCACCAATCCCCAATCCAGAACAGAACAACTCATAACTCATAACTCATAACTCCTTCCCATGCCACACCTCATCTGTTACGACATCACCCAAGACAGCCTGCGCACCCGACTCGCCAAAAAGATCAGCGAATCGGGCCTCGACCGCATCAACAAATCGGTCTACCTGGGCAGCATCACTGACACGGCCTTGAACGCCCTGGAAAAAGATCTGGCCAAATTTGTGCAGGAAAAAGGCAGCCCCGGCGATAGCCTGATCATCCTCCCCGTTTACCTGGAACAAATCAACCAAATGCGCATTTATGGCAGCATCGAACCCGACCGCGACGAACTGAGCGGCAGCAAAAGTACCTTGATCGTATAATGCCCGCTGAAAAATATACTATGGATGTAAAAAATGCTTATTTTTATCCGTCACGATCAGCAAGCAGATGTTCTTTGAAAATCAGGGTTTTTTTTGACCAATATGCAAAAAAATGCTGCCAGTTTTTTGTATTAACTTCATTCGTAACTTGTTAAATTCGTAATGTGTTTGGCTATCTCCCAAATAACCATCCCAATACGCATAACAGTTTCGACCTAAAACAAAAAACCTGGGAAATGCCTTTTTTTGCACCTTTCATTTTTTTACTACTTCGCGCAGATTTTTGATTGTTAACGGTTTGTAAAATTTGGCTCCATTTTTTGCACTCGATGGGCACTCCAAAAGAGCAAATTTTATCAACCATTTATGCATAACGGAAATGTATGTTACACGAAACATGACAATTCTCGGGCCTTTTTTTCGTCGCAACGCGCTGTTATTCAATTGTATAAAAAAGCTAAGGGTAGGAGCGTATTCCATTTCAGACGGGGACTGCGACAATAATAGCACCAAAGACAGCTGTACCAGCAGTCGTAGGAGCGTATTCCATTTCAGACGGGGACTGCGACTGCAGTTGTTCTGCCACAAACTGTGGCATTGACGAGGTAGGAGCGTATTCCATTTCAGACGGGGACTGCGACTCTTTGCTTTTCTGCAGCTGCAGAGCAAACCTACGGTAGGAGCGTATTCCATTTCAGACGGGGACTGCGACATTTTGCTCCATTTCAAATAAATCAGGTTCCATTCGTAGGAGCGTATTCCATTTCAGACGGGGACTGCGACAGTAAGTGCTTACACATTAGATTTGAGTTTTTGATGGTAGGAGCGTATTCCATTTCAGACGGGGACTGCGACAGTCCTTATCGTGTAGCTCTCTTGAGTACCATACAGTAGGAGCGTATTCCATTTCAGACGGGGACTGCGACCATAGTTATCTCTTATCCTTGATCTTTGCCCCAAGTAGGAGCGTATTCCATTTCAGACGGGGACTGCGACAGTTACCAATTTACCTTTCTTAGGTGATTAGTTTGTAGGAGCGTATTCCATTTCAGACGGGGACTGCGACGCAATAGTGCCATTGATGATATGCTCATATGGGAGGTAGGAGCGTATTCCATTTCAGACGGGGACTGCGACGGTTGAACGTCCAAAAGAACAGATTGTCCTTTCGGGTAGGAGCGTATTCCATTTCAGACGGGGACTGCGACAGTCCTCATTCTTGGGAACTGGATTACCCTTAGTAGGAGCGTATTCCATTTCAGACGGGGACTGCGACACATAAAACATTGAGAGTCAGCACAATACCAGCTCGTAGGAGCGTATTCCATTTCAGACGGGGACTGCGACGTAGTCGTGGTGGGCGCGGGGGCGGGTTTTTCAGGGTAGGAGCGTATTCCATTTCAGACGGGGACTGCGACGGTTTTGTCCACGGTTAACCTGATTTCCTGAGAGTAGGAGCGTATTCCATTTCAGACGGGGACTGCGACCTGTTTACAATGTTGATTTCTTGTTGGAAATCGAGTAGGAGCGTATTCCATTTCAGACGGGGACTGCGACGGACTCGCAGTTACCTTTGAATCCAAATGCACATCGTAGGAGCGTATTCCATTTCAGACGGGGACTGCGACCGTCATCGACGGCAGAGATGTAAACCAGTCCGCTGGTAGGAGCGTATTCCATTTCAGACGGGGACTGCGACGTTTCATGTAGTGGAGTTACATTTTTTAACAGCGTGTAGGAGCGTATTCCATTTCAGACGGGGACTGCGACTGTAGGTTTGGTACGCTTAACGCAACAAAAGCAAAGTAGGAGCGTATTCCATTTCAGACGGGGACTGCGACGCTGCGCGGCTCTGCTGGCGGCGTAACCGGCGGGTAGGAGCGTATTCCATTTCAGACGGGGACTGCGACCGGTCAGCGGTACGAACAAGTTCTGTTTTAAGCTGTAGGAGCGTATTCCATTTCAGACGGGGACTGCGACCGTAACGCTCACAGCAATGGATGATCTCATAGCGTAGGAGCGTATTCCATTTCAGACGGGGACTGCGACTTTTCCCACGCCGCTTGATCGTCAACGTATGGGAGGTAGGAGCGTATTCCATTTCAGACGGGGACTGCGACTAATGATTTGTTCACCGGTTGCAGAAAAATTTTCGTAGGAGCGTATTCCATTTCAGACGGGGACTGCGACATTCAAGTGAGCCAACTCATTACGACGAGGATTGGTAGGAGCGTATTCCATTTCAGACGGGGACTGCTTACGAAGGGATGGCGGCGACATTCCCTTCAATTTCCAAAAAAAACTTTATCATTGTAGCAGTCTAATACTGCCTACAATTTCTAGTTACCATGACGCGCATCTTTACGCTTTGTATTTTCCTGATCAACACCATTCAATTGCCCGCCCAGCCCCTCACCCGAGCCGAACTTTACAACAAAGTTAAAGGCATGCTCCTTGGCTCTGCCATCGGGGATGCCATGGGCGCACCCACCGAAATGTGGTCGCGGGAAAGCATCAAGATGGAATACGGCTTTGTAGACCACCTCGACTCCATGGTGCGCGAGCCCTCGCCGGAAGGCACCTGGCAATGGAACCTGCCCGCCGGAGGCACCACTGACGATACCCGTTGGAAAAAACTCATGTTCCAGTACATGTTGGGTGTAGGCGACAAACCGGAGTACGATGCCCAGAAATTCGCCAGTCACATCGTCCAGGAGTACGAAAGAGCGGTCAAAGCCCTGAAAAACACCGAAGGTTTCGCGCCCGAAGCCTACGAAGCCGCCGCCCGCCGGATGGCTTGGACGCAAGAGTGGGCGGCCGTAGCCCGACCCTTTGCCGCCGGAAAATACCTGGAGTACAACACGGCCTTGAGTCGTTTTTATGGCGGTGAAATGGTCTGTGCGGGCTTGTTGTATGCCCCTGCCGCCGGCTTACTATTCCCCGGCGACCCACAAAAGGCTTATGCCGAAACCTTCAAAATCAGCATTTTTGACCTGGGCTACGCCCGCGATTTGAGCGCCCTGATCGCGGCCATGACCGCCGCAGGTATGCCTAAAGGATCGAGCCCCGCCAAAATGTTGGAAGTCTTCCGCGACGTGGACCCCGAAGGTTTTTTCAAAAGCCGCTTGGTGAGCCGCTCGGCCTACCGGATTCTGCGGGAAGCCATGCAGATTGTCACGGAAGCGCAAAAAATGCCAGCATCAGCCATTGACAATGCCGTGTTACCTCGCCCCAAACGTTTGAAAGTAGATGCGCTCTATCTGGCACAAATGCAAAAAGCCTTTACATTGCTGGATGCCAAAAACCAGGACATGCCTTTTCATGCGGGTGAGATCACCTTACAAGTGTTGACCGCGATGCTTTTTGCCGATTTTGATTTTGAAAAATCCATCATTTTTTTGATCAATTTGGGACGGGATAATGACACGACGGCTGCCGTTCTGGGTGGCATTTTGGGCGCTTATTGGGGTGCCGATCATTTGCCTGCACACCTGGTTGAACCGGTCATGAAGGTGAACAAGGAGTTGCTCGATAACGATCTGGAGCAGTTGGCCAACCAACTAACCGACAAAATTTACCTACTGTATAATCATTAGTCCATTTTAAGACACTATTTGGGATTTTACCCCACAATCCAAAACCTTACATCAGTTCGTACCTTTACACATGCACTGAACCATTAACACGGACTGATTTTATGAAAAAAACCTTACTACTCCTGACGCTGGTCACGGTATTTTGCAGTGGCCTTTTGGCACAAAGCAGCATTCAGGTCAAAGTGTCCTCGTTATTGGAGGATCTTCCCATTGTTGATAAATGGATCTACCTCAATTCCGCTGCGGGCCAACAAGCAGTCGATTCTGCGCGAACTGATGCCAAAGGGATGGCGATTTTTGCAGGCCTTACCATGGGCAAAACCTATTTCATCTATTCCCTTGACGACAAGGTGTATCAAGCGGCCATGCTCAGCGACATCAAGGCCAAAGAAGGTGCGCTCGATGTTAACTTCAATTTACCCAATCAACGCATCGCCTCCATTGGGGAAATTTTGATTTCCAGCACCTCGCTGGTGCGCATGAATACCGAAAATGCTGCCGTATCGGGACAACTCAAAAAAGACGAATTGCAACGTCTACCCATTGAGGGGCGTGACGTCACCCGTTCTTTGTTTCGCCTGCCCAACGTAACGGTAGCGATTTTGGGCTACGCCGAAGGCCCCAATATCAGCATCAATGGCCTCAACGGGATTTTTACCAATTACCTCATTGATGGCATGGACAACAACGAGCGCTTTTTGGGCAACATGAAGTTCAATACCCCTGTAGGATTTGTGGAAAACATCACCGTGCTGACCAATAACTACTCCGCCGAATGGGGCAATACCAGCAATGGCATCGTCAACGTACTCTCGCGTTCGGGGACCAATGATTGGACGGGAGAAGCGTTTTACCTAACTCGTCCCGGCTCCATTGTGGATGCGCCTTCTTCGTTCGCCACGCTGGATTTGTATGGCAACCCGGTGAAGGACGGTTTCCAACGCCACCAGATCGGAGCGTCACTGGGCGGACCCATCACCAAAGACAAGACCTTTTTTTACTTCAATTTGGAACAAACCTACGACTTCAAGGACAACCTGTTGAATGTCGCTCAACTGGGTGTAAACGAAATCGTGCAGGGGCGGAACAACTTTACCTATGGCTCCGCCAAAGTGGACCACATCTGGTCGCCCAATTTGCGTACCTCGGTGCGCGGCCAGCTCGGGCGTTTTTACAACCAACGGCAGGGTGGGGGATTGGAAGGTGGCATTTTGTTCCCTTCGGCCAGTTCGGCACAAGACAACGACACCTATCTTTTTGCCATCAAAAACCAGTACAAAATTGGCAGCAAAATTAGCGGGGAGTTGAACTACCAGCACAGTTATTTCCGCTGGAATTACCGCCAACCGGTCAATGAAACGACACCATCGGTGACGGTGCAAAACCCAGCCGGAACCGCCATCGCCATCGTAGGACAATCGGGTGCCATTTTTGACGACTTTGAGTACACCCACCAAGTGCAAAACAAATGGGTGTACCGCCAGGGCAAACACCTGTTTAAAGCGGGTTTAGAATGGATCACTTCCGATTTCCAATTGCTGGGCGGTGGCAACCCTTATGGCACGTACACGGTGCGCTTGACGGATCAGCAACTTACCGATTTGCGCAACCTCGGCAAAGGCGCTAACCTCAATGTGCAGGACTTGCCCACGAATGTCAACGTACGCACCTACGATGTGGAACTGCGCCCCACTTCATTTGGAGCGGTACAAAATGTATTCAGCGCGTACCTGGAAGACCAATGGTCACTGAACCGTCGCCTGAACGTCTCGCTCGGCCTGCGCTGGGATTATGACGACCTCTCCAAAGCAGGTGGTACACGCGGAGACTTCAACAACCTCGGGCCACGTACCAGTTTCAACTACAAGCTGGATCAACGCAGCGTCATCCGTGGGGGCTATGGGATTTATTACGACAAAATCAAATACTCGGTATACAGCGACAATTTGCAGTTCAGCAGCAATTCAGCCGATTTTAAAAAACAACTGGGCATGCTCCAACAATTGGGCTTGCTTTCCCCGGATGCTGACCTGAATCGCGTCACTTTCCCTGGAAACATCCGGGCAACAGCAGCCAACGCAGCGTTTTTGCAAGGGCCGAATTTTGAGGAATTACAGGCACGGCGAGAGGAGCAGTTTTCTAACAATTTGCGGATCATGAATCCCAATGGCTTCCAAAATCCTTATTCGCACCAGTACGCCCTGGGCTACCAGCGCAAACTGACTGATGAGCAATTGTTTTTGTTTGATGCGGTGCATACCCGTACCAATAACCTGTACATCATCCGCAACCTGAACGCTGCTTCCGCCTGGCCATCCGATAACGCGGCTACGTTCAAGGTGCGCACCCAAGCGGTAGCCGACCTTACCCGTCCGGTGCCCATCAACCGCGATGCCGCAGGTTTTTACACCGTTGCACCGGGCAATGATACCTTGCGTGGCATTGCCCGCAACGTATTTGTGAGCGAAACCGCCGGAATTGCGCGCTATACGGCGCTGAACTTTATGCTGCAAAAATCCATCGGCGACGACAAAATTGGTTATCGCTTTTTGTACACCTTATCCTGGACCAAAAGCAACACCAGCAGCATCAATACCCGGGCGCAAGACGCCAATGATTTTGAGGCCGAGTACGCCTGGGATGAAAACGACCGCCGCCATGTGATGAGTGCCGTGATTTTGTACCAACCCTTAAAAGGTTTGTTGATTTCACCTACTGCGCTGATCCAAAGCGGACAACCCGTTACCCGGGTGGCCGACGCCACAGTATTTGGCACGACGGATTTGAATGGTGACGGAGAAAGTTTCGGTTTGCCCGCCGACCGCTGGCCCGGAGAACCCAAAAGTGGGGATCGTTTGCCCGGAGCAACTACGTTTGATTTGTCGATTCGCTACCAATTGACCCTAAAAGGCACGCAGCGCATTGAATTCAGTTCGGACATATTTAATATCTTGAACGCGCAAAACTGGTCGGGGTACAATACCACCCGCACGGTGAGCAACCTCAGCCAGATTGGCCCCAAATCCTCCAATACGTACCGCTTGTATTCGGCTTCGCCGCCGCGGCAGTTTCAGTTTGGAGTCAGGTATTTGTTTTAGGTTGATAGGGGTTGATGAGGGTTGATAATAGTTGATGGGAATTAACTGATCAACTTCCATCAACCCTTATCAACCCTTATCAACTTCCATCAACCCTCATCAACCCTTCAATATTCGATGCATTTAGACCAACACCAACTTTCCGCCATCGGCTCCTGGATGACCCAACACGACTTGTTGGCGCCTGAAGAAACCATCCTCTCTGCCGAAAAAGCTGGAGAGGGCAACATGAATTATACCCTGCGGGTAAAAAGTACACTGCAGAGCGTCATTTTAAAGCAGGCCCGGCCTTACGTGGAAAAATACCCGAGTATCGCTGCTCCGGTTGAACGGGCGGCAATGGAAGCGGCTTTTTTCAGCGCTGCGGCACCCTGGGAAGGGGTGGAAGCAATGTTGCCCAAATTGCTGTACTTTTCTCCTGAAGATCATTTGCAAGTGATTGAAGACCTGGGTGAAGGAGCAGATTTTTCGAGTTTTTACGCCCGGAAAGAAGCCATTCCGGCGGCGGATTTGGCCAGCTTATTGGGCTTTTTGCACACCTTGCATCAACAAAGCCGGAAAAACCCACCTGCGGGCAATTTCCAAAACCGGGCTATGCGGGAGCTCAACCATTTTCACATTTTCGATTTCCCTTTTCAGCCTGGAAATGGGTTGAAGCTGGATGGCAATCAAGCAGGCTTACAAGCCTTGGCGGAGCGCACGATATTTCGATACCCGAACTTGCGGGAAAAAACCCTGAAGCTGGGTCAACGTTACCTTGCCGACGGGGATACCTTATTGCACGGTGACTTTTTCCCCGGCAGTTGGTTGCGCACCAGCCGCGGTGTTTTTGTCATCGATCCTGAATTCTGTTTTCGAGGTGAAGCGGCGTTTGATTTGGGGGTTTGCCTGGCACACTTGTATTTTTGTGGCATGGATTGGACGGAGGCTTTTTCCAACATCAGAAAGCATTATGGCGAATTTGACGAGCTGGCCTGTGCTGCTTTTGCCTCGGTGGAAATCTTGCGGCGTTTATACGGCGTGGCGCAATTGCCGCTGAGTTTTAGCATGGAAGAAAAAGAAATCGCGACCATTTTGGCCATCAATAGATTGTTAACCCATTAAGTAAACTTTGAACATTCCGCCTGCGGCGGAAATTGATAAAGAAAATTTCACCACAGATGGCCACAGATTCACACAGATTTTAATGATGTGACATAAAATCTGTGTGAATCTGTGGCCATCTGTGGTGAAAAAGATCCGCCTTAGGCGGGTGCTAAACAGGTGTAAAGCAATTAAGTTATGACGAAAAATATGCTGTGTATGGCCATTGCCTTGTTGCAGATGGTCAGCATCACTTTCGCCCAAAACAATGCAGCAGTCGAAAAAACGGCTGCTCCCCGGCGGGTCTGGTTTGACACCGACATCATGATTGGCCTACCCGAACGCGCCCCTCGGGAAGTGGATGATGGCGTTACCCTCATCATGGCGCTGGCCATTCCCTCCATCGAAATTGTGGGCATCAGCACGATCACTTACGTGGATTATGGCTACGATGTCACCAAAAAAATTCTCAACTGGTATGCGCCCGAGCGCAACATTCCGGTGTACAAAGGTTCGCCCGAAGCGGCTGATCTGGGCGTGGAAAATGAGGCTACCCGTGCCCTGACCGCAGCTTTACAACGAGAAAAACTCAGTATTTTGGCCCTGGGACCCGCTACTAACATTGCGACCGTGCTCAAAAACCACCCTGAGTTGGCCAAACAAATGGACGAAATTGTGTTTTGTGCGGGGCGAACCCCGGGGTTTGCCTTCAAACCTGGACTACAAAAAAGCATCGTTTCGGATTTCAATTTTGAAAAAGATGTGGAGTCCTTCAAAGTGATTCTGGACTCGGGGGTGAAAGTGGTTTTTTCGGGTTTTGAATGTAGTGCCTATCTACTCTTAGGTCGTCCAGATATCCAGTTTTTGCAGGATGGAAATGAAGCAGATCGTTGGTTGTACTCCGTACTCGTGCCCTGGCAGCAACGGGCCAAACAGCTCTTTGGTGTGGAGGGTTTTATCCCTTACGATGTCACTCCGCTGGGCCATTTTACCCACCCTGAATATTTCTTGTACTACCGCGATATTCCTGTGCGCATCGAAACGCGCAAAAATGACGCCACCATCGGCCGGGTTATTCCCCCTACCAAACCCTTCATGGAAGTGAGTTACAAATACAAAAACAAGTGGAAGGTGGATTATGCCTACAAGACCTTGCCAGGGTTTGAAGAAATTGTGCTTGAATTGTTGAAGTGCCCTGATTTAAAAGGGGATAAATAGAAGCTGCAAAAGTTTTTCTCAAAAAAAGCAACCAAGCATAGGGTGTACTCGTCCTTTTTAGCATCATGAAGTGGAAGATGTTCAAGTCGACGCCTCGACTTCGCTCGGCGACCGACTTGAACATCTTCTACTTACATCTAAAAAGCACTTCAATGAAATCATTAAGCAAATCAATCACCACGACCCTATTGTTGCTGTCCAGTCTTTCCCTTTCTGCTCAAAATTGGTGGGGATGGGGCAATGGCGTGCAAGGCAAAGGCCCGATCGTGCGCAAAACCTTGGACCTTTCTACTGTAGAAGGATTTAGCCTGACTTTTTCTGGCAACGTATACGTGCGTCAGGGCAATGAACAAAAGGTAGAAATCGAAACCCATGAAAACCTGATCGGCCTTTTGTCCAAAGAAGTGGTGGACAAATACTGGAAAATTCGCTTCACCGAAAACGTTGGCCGTTACGATAAATGCAATGTATACATCACGGTTGCCACGCTCAATACCGTAAAAATCAGCGGCTCTGGTGATGTAAAAGGGGAAACTCCGTTCAAAAACTTGGGGACTTTGGCACTTGGGGTGAGTGGCTCCGGCAATATGAACCTGGATTTTGAAGCCACCGAGGTGGAGGCCAAAATCAGCGGCTCGGGAGACATGAACCTGAAAGGGAGTGGCAAATCCATGAACATCGGCATTTCTGGCTCGGGCAACATTTCGGCCATTGGTGTACAAGTTGAAGGTGCTAATGTGCAAATCTCGGGCTCAGGCAATGCGTCGATCCACACTACCGAGAATTTGGATGTACGCATCAGCGGTTCGGGTGATGTGTATTACAAGGGGCGCCCACGCATGAGCTCGAAGGTGTCGGGTTCGGGCGATGTGGTGAGTAGGGAGTAAAGCTGGATAAATCTTAAAAGCGACTCTTTTTAACACAAAGGCCACCAAGAAAAGCATAAGGGACACAAAGTAGTAATCATCTTTGTGTCCCTTGTGCTTTTTGTAGTGCCCTTTGTGCTACTTTTTTGAACCCTGGCTTTGCCAGGTTTTGACGTGTTCGGCCACCTCAAGCATGGGCGCAACCCAGATGTCTTTTTCGTTTTGTTTCAAAAATTGCAACACTTTTCGATGCGCCGGTATGGATACATCCAGTGAATTTCCTCCTCCCACCCCGTGGAAAAGGAGCACGAGCAGCGATTGAGTGTCCATCGCTTTTTTGACCCATGCGATGATTTGTTCGGCACTTTCGCCATTTACCATGTAACAATCTACGTTGTACAGGTCTATTTCGTTGATTTTGTGCAGTTCGTGGCGCACTGCTCGGGCAGCTACAAAATCATTCTTTAGGGGAGTGATGAAGGCAGAATCGCCAATTTTCATGTCCCCGCAGGTAAAGGCAAAGGTCCTTTGGGTTTTTCCATCCAAGGCTTGCAAAAAAGTATTGGTCATGCGTACTTCGTTGACCATGCGTGCTACGCTGTATTGGCTCAAATCATTTTCGGGCCGAACCCATTCCCGGCCCGGAGTATTGCCAATACAGGGATGGAATAAGGTATGATTGCCCAATTCGTGGCCATTGCTGGCCAATTTTTTCCAGTCATTGAGTCGGTCTCTTACCGCAGCAGAATAAGCGGTGACATAAAAAGTAGCTTTAAGCCCCAAAGAGTCCAATACGGGAACGGCATTGTCCAGGTGCTGGCTGATGGCATCGTCGTAAGTGAGGACCACCGTGCATTTTTTGCCATTCCAGGTATTGACTTGCGCGTGGACATTTGCGGATAAGAGAAAAATGGCCAAGAGGAAAGTGTATGTTTTCACGATGGGATGTTTTAAGGGTTCGGGGGTTTGAGGGTTCGAGGGTTCGAGGGTTCGGGGTTCGAGGGTTCGGGGGTTCGGGGGATGGAACCTTCGAACCCCCGAACTTCGAACCCTCGAACCCTAAAATTTCAAGACCTCTATTTTCGGATTGTCGCTTAAGAACCGGGCGATGATGCGATTGGTTTCCGCATTACCACTTACTGGCTTCAGGGCACTGCGCAAAGTATGGGTATCGGCAATGGATTCACTGCGCTCCAGATAACCATATCCCCGCAGGTGCCCGTCTTCAACCAGCACTACGGCAAGTTCTTCCTCTTCACGACCTTGATCAATGATGAAAAAATTATGCTCAAAGATTCGGCACAGGTATTCTTTGGCCTGTTGTGCCCGTTCGTTGTACATTTCTGGTGACTCTATTCCAACACAAGCTCCCGTACATTGCTTCAAATGATAGTGAAAACAAGGCCCGGTATGGGGGCTTAAATTCAAGAGTTTTTCACACAAGCCAAATTTTTCCCGGGCGGAGCTGAGTCGGCCTTTTGCGGACGAAATTTTGGGGAATTCGGCAATGATGTCCAATTTGCGCCGGGTTTTGGCAACAGTTTCCACTATACCAAAACAAAGATAGCCCTGCTCGTTGCGGTAAGCGTGCAGCATATAAGGAAAACTGCGGGTGCGTTGTGCCCGATTGATACCCGGTAGCAAACGTTTGATTTCAAAGGATTCGTGGATCAAGGCCAGCAGTTCACTGCCTGTAACTTCAAAGCTGATGTCGTGTACCTGCTCCTGTAGTTTTCGGGCTTTTTCGGTTTTGTCGGCAAAATGCTCGGCAATGCGTTTTTGAATGTTGATGCTTTTGCCTACGTAAATGACCTCATTTTGATCGTTGTGAAAATAATAAACGCCACAAGCTTCGGGAAGACTGTGAATAAGCTCCAGGCTCAGGTTGTTGGGGAGCATGGCTTCCTTGATGCCCAAATTGATCAAGAGTTCGGCTTTTTCCCGATTGTCTTCGTGTTGCAGGATGTATTCCAGCACCTTGATGGTGGCCTGGACGTCGCCCATGGCCCGGTGTCGGGCTTGATTGTGGATATTGAAATGCCGGGAAAGCGCGTCGAGGCCATACGCATAAAGGCCAGGCAGCGTTTGGCGAGCCAGGCGCAGGGTACACAATTGTTTGCGGGTGTAGGTATAGCCCAGGCGTTTGAATTCTTCGCCAATGAAACTGTAATCAAATCGAGCGTTGTGGGCAACGAAGATGGCAC includes these proteins:
- a CDS encoding polysaccharide deacetylase family protein, translated to MKTYTFLLAIFLLSANVHAQVNTWNGKKCTVVLTYDDAISQHLDNAVPVLDSLGLKATFYVTAYSAAVRDRLNDWKKLASNGHELGNHTLFHPCIGNTPGREWVRPENDLSQYSVARMVNEVRMTNTFLQALDGKTQRTFAFTCGDMKIGDSAFITPLKNDFVAARAVRHELHKINEIDLYNVDCYMVNGESAEQIIAWVKKAMDTQSLLVLLFHGVGGGNSLDVSIPAHRKVLQFLKQNEKDIWVAPMLEVAEHVKTWQSQGSKK
- a CDS encoding nucleoside hydrolase; this encodes MTKNMLCMAIALLQMVSITFAQNNAAVEKTAAPRRVWFDTDIMIGLPERAPREVDDGVTLIMALAIPSIEIVGISTITYVDYGYDVTKKILNWYAPERNIPVYKGSPEAADLGVENEATRALTAALQREKLSILALGPATNIATVLKNHPELAKQMDEIVFCAGRTPGFAFKPGLQKSIVSDFNFEKDVESFKVILDSGVKVVFSGFECSAYLLLGRPDIQFLQDGNEADRWLYSVLVPWQQRAKQLFGVEGFIPYDVTPLGHFTHPEYFLYYRDIPVRIETRKNDATIGRVIPPTKPFMEVSYKYKNKWKVDYAYKTLPGFEEIVLELLKCPDLKGDK
- a CDS encoding exonuclease domain-containing protein, with amino-acid sequence MKKKYAIIDVETTGGKASRDRIIEIAVVIHDGNQILESWESLINPETLIPWNITILTGINDQMVANAPKFYEVARKIVELTEGAIFVAHNARFDYSFIGEEFKRLGYTYTRKQLCTLRLARQTLPGLYAYGLDALSRHFNIHNQARHRAMGDVQATIKVLEYILQHEDNREKAELLINLGIKEAMLPNNLSLELIHSLPEACGVYYFHNDQNEVIYVGKSINIQKRIAEHFADKTEKARKLQEQVHDISFEVTGSELLALIHESFEIKRLLPGINRAQRTRSFPYMLHAYRNEQGYLCFGIVETVAKTRRKLDIIAEFPKISSAKGRLSSAREKFGLCEKLLNLSPHTGPCFHYHLKQCTGACVGIESPEMYNERAQQAKEYLCRIFEHNFFIIDQGREEEELAVVLVEDGHLRGYGYLERSESIADTHTLRSALKPVSGNAETNRIIARFLSDNPKIEVLKF
- a CDS encoding head GIN domain-containing protein, which produces MKSLSKSITTTLLLLSSLSLSAQNWWGWGNGVQGKGPIVRKTLDLSTVEGFSLTFSGNVYVRQGNEQKVEIETHENLIGLLSKEVVDKYWKIRFTENVGRYDKCNVYITVATLNTVKISGSGDVKGETPFKNLGTLALGVSGSGNMNLDFEATEVEAKISGSGDMNLKGSGKSMNIGISGSGNISAIGVQVEGANVQISGSGNASIHTTENLDVRISGSGDVYYKGRPRMSSKVSGSGDVVSRE